Proteins from one bacterium genomic window:
- the gatC gene encoding Asp-tRNA(Asn)/Glu-tRNA(Gln) amidotransferase subunit GatC, with protein sequence MQNSGKRGIFTKMVTREEIQKLAELSRIEVGEDEVEKLRKDIGGILEYVAQIKSVSPQTAKPPTNADFTRTDAEKSELKNVFREDGNPHESGAFTEALLKEAPETEGGYVKVKKIL encoded by the coding sequence ATGCAAAACAGTGGAAAACGTGGTATATTTACCAAAATGGTAACCCGAGAAGAAATCCAGAAACTTGCCGAGCTTTCGCGTATTGAAGTTGGAGAAGACGAAGTGGAAAAACTCCGGAAAGACATCGGGGGCATTTTGGAATATGTCGCCCAAATAAAGTCTGTCTCGCCGCAGACGGCGAAACCGCCGACTAACGCCGATTTCACGCGGACTGACGCAGAAAAATCAGAGTTAAAGAATGTCTTTAGAGAAGATGGAAATCCGCACGAAAGCGGAGCATTTACCGAAGCTTTACTTAAAGAAGCGCCGGAGACCGAAGGAGGATATGTGAAGGTGAAGAAAATACTATAA
- the gatA gene encoding Asp-tRNA(Asn)/Glu-tRNA(Gln) amidotransferase subunit GatA: MSIDLKNLTIKKAHEALMRGDFTAVQLAEAYLDEIEKKNQELNVYLEVFGDVLEQAKEADEKIKAGQAGALAGIPMAIKDNFLIKGRKVSAASKILEGYRATYDATVIERIKRAGAVFLGRANMDEFAMGTSTEHSAFGPTKNPHDTERVSGGTSGGSAAAVAANMALAALGSDTGGSVRQPSSFCGVVGLKPTYGAVSRSGLIAMTSSFDVVGTVTKTADDAQILFDCLKGRDPLDSTSIEPSVNKTHETKTKMKIGVPWSFIEREGIDADVLESFKQSMKKLEKEGVEIQEVSVPSLEYALPAYYIIVPAEVSTNLARFDGVKYGARVSGDNILGDYLKTRSLFGAEARRRMLIGAYVLSSGYYDAYYRKATEVREKIRQDVVAVFEKNGIDCLAFPTTPTPAFKIGEKSQNPLELYLADIFTVSANIAGIPAISVPSGFVEREGKNMPLGLQFMAPHGREDVLFEVAKK; this comes from the coding sequence ATGTCCATTGACCTCAAAAACCTGACGATAAAAAAAGCTCACGAAGCGCTTATGCGCGGTGATTTTACCGCCGTTCAATTGGCCGAGGCCTACCTTGACGAAATTGAAAAGAAAAACCAAGAACTCAATGTTTACTTGGAGGTTTTTGGCGACGTGCTTGAACAGGCAAAAGAAGCTGACGAAAAAATAAAGGCAGGTCAAGCGGGCGCTCTCGCGGGAATTCCGATGGCGATTAAGGATAATTTTCTGATAAAAGGACGAAAAGTCAGCGCCGCTTCAAAAATTCTGGAAGGGTACAGAGCCACTTACGACGCCACCGTAATAGAGAGAATAAAAAGGGCCGGAGCGGTTTTTTTAGGGCGCGCGAACATGGATGAATTCGCGATGGGAACATCAACAGAACACTCGGCCTTTGGTCCCACTAAAAACCCCCACGACACGGAAAGGGTCTCCGGAGGCACTTCCGGCGGTTCGGCCGCGGCGGTGGCGGCCAATATGGCTTTGGCCGCGCTCGGGTCGGACACCGGAGGTTCGGTGCGTCAGCCGTCTTCTTTTTGCGGAGTGGTGGGACTGAAGCCCACTTATGGGGCGGTTTCTCGCTCCGGTCTTATCGCCATGACCTCGTCTTTTGATGTGGTGGGAACGGTAACAAAGACGGCAGATGACGCGCAAATTTTATTTGACTGCCTAAAAGGCAGAGACCCTTTGGATAGCACTTCAATAGAGCCGTCAGTAAACAAAACCCACGAAACAAAAACCAAAATGAAAATCGGAGTACCTTGGAGTTTTATAGAAAGAGAAGGCATTGATGCCGATGTCTTGGAAAGTTTTAAACAGTCAATGAAAAAACTTGAAAAAGAGGGGGTGGAAATTCAAGAGGTCTCCGTGCCATCTTTGGAGTACGCTTTACCTGCTTACTATATCATCGTGCCGGCCGAGGTTTCTACAAATCTCGCACGTTTTGACGGGGTGAAGTACGGCGCGCGCGTTTCGGGAGATAATATTTTAGGCGATTATTTGAAGACCCGTTCTCTGTTTGGAGCGGAGGCGCGAAGGAGAATGCTTATTGGGGCTTATGTACTGTCTTCCGGCTATTATGACGCTTATTACCGCAAAGCCACGGAAGTTCGCGAAAAAATCAGACAAGATGTGGTGGCTGTTTTTGAAAAAAACGGCATTGATTGTTTGGCCTTTCCCACGACGCCGACCCCCGCTTTTAAAATAGGAGAAAAAAGTCAAAATCCGCTTGAGCTTTATTTGGCGGATATTTTTACCGTAAGCGCAAACATCGCCGGTATTCCCGCGATTTCGGTTCCGTCCGGTTTCGTGGAAAGAGAAGGAAAAAACATGCCTCTCGGATTGCAGTTTATGGCCCCGCATGGCAGAGAAGATGTATTGTTTGAGGTCGCGAAAAAATAG